The DNA segment CCCGATAGCGACGCTTGTGCCCGCCGCCGCGGAACCAGTTGGTCAGCTGCCCCTGGTTGTTGCGGCCGCCGGTGCCCATCTTGCCGCTGGTCAGCGACTTGAGCGGACGGCTTTCCGTGATCTCGCCGAAGTCCGGGAAACTCTGGAACCGGCTCGATGCGTTCGTAGGTCTGAGTTGACGAATACCCATCTTCCCAAGCTCTCTTTCTTACGCGCCTTCGAAGAAATCGATGGTCTTCTCACCGGGAGCCAGACGGACGAAAGCCTTCTTCCAGTCCGAACGGCGGCCGGCGAAACGGCCCTGGCGGCGCACCTTGCCGTGCATCTTGGCGACCCGCACTTCAGCAACCTTGACCTTGAACTGAGCCTCCACTGCGCGCTGAATCTCGATCTTGTTGGCCCGCATATCGACTTCGAGGGTCAACACGTTCGTGCTCTCGCGCTGCAGACTCGACTTCTCGGTGATCAGGGGACGCCGGATGATCTCCTGGATTCTCATGCTCCCAGAACCTCCACGAGGCGCGCGAGCGCCTGCTCGCTGACCACGAAATACGGCCTGTCGACGACGTCATAGACGTTGACCGCCAACGCGTCGACGGTCTTCCATCCCGGATGGTTCCGCGACGCCAGATCCAGATTCCGGTTGTCGCGCGCGTCCACCACCAGGATCTTGCCCTCGGCGCCCACCTTGGTGAGGATCGCCTCGAGCTCCTGAGTCTTGTGGCTCGGGACGGCCAGGTTCTCGAGGACGATGATGCGGCCCTCCTTCGCCTTGCGCGAAAGCACCGACTTGAGAGCGTTCTTCTTCTCTCCCGTCGACAGATCCTGGCTGTAGTCGCGCGGGACCGGTCCGTGGACCGTGCCGCCCTTGCGCCAGAGGGGGCTGCGGATGCTTCCGATCCGCGCCCGTCCCGTGCCCTTCTGCTTCCAGAGCTTCTTGCCGGCGCCCGACACCTCGCTCCGCGTCTTGGTCTTGTGGGTCCCGGAACGCAGGCCCGCCAGGTACGCATGCACCGCAAGGTGGATCAGGTGCTCTTTGTAGGGGTAGGAGAAGATCTCCGCGGGGAGATCGAG comes from the Thermoanaerobaculia bacterium genome and includes:
- the rplD gene encoding 50S ribosomal protein L4; this translates as MKIAVKNFDNKQVKELDLPAEIFSYPYKEHLIHLAVHAYLAGLRSGTHKTKTRSEVSGAGKKLWKQKGTGRARIGSIRSPLWRKGGTVHGPVPRDYSQDLSTGEKKNALKSVLSRKAKEGRIIVLENLAVPSHKTQELEAILTKVGAEGKILVVDARDNRNLDLASRNHPGWKTVDALAVNVYDVVDRPYFVVSEQALARLVEVLGA
- a CDS encoding 50S ribosomal protein L23, coding for MRIQEIIRRPLITEKSSLQRESTNVLTLEVDMRANKIEIQRAVEAQFKVKVAEVRVAKMHGKVRRQGRFAGRRSDWKKAFVRLAPGEKTIDFFEGA